Genomic window (Pyrus communis chromosome 13, drPyrComm1.1, whole genome shotgun sequence):
GCATTCAGCCCGTGGATCAGTCGTTGGATTACTTTCAGATATTTGGACTGTAAGTAATTAAGGGTTTAACAATTACGATTTCTCTGACTTTGTGGTTTCTGTTTGTTTGGTAGctgagaaaatgagagaaaggtagaaagaagatgaaaattttgaacctttttttgttgctttttgGTACAAGAGATATTGGGGTGGGGAAATAATCAAATTCGGGACCTCGGGTGCATGCACGAATGCTCTTAACCAACTGAGCTACAAGCTGCGGTGAACGTTTATCGGTTACAAATTGCTAGTTTATGTTATGCTTAATTGAGCATTTCTCACAAATTGGAAGGATAAATTTTGAAGATCTTAGCTAGTGCTTACAGTGAtttgttatcaatttttttgttcaaaattaaaattaacagGGAGAGGAAGTATGATAGCAAAGTGGACGATCTGGAGGGGAAGTATAAAGCCTGGCAGAAAAAACTGCACCCTGATCTTGTTCATACGAAATCGGAGGTATTTCTTATACATATCTTCACTTTCATCACGTGGCAAATGTAAAAGCTAATACTTTCCGGATATagtaaatgtaatttttttttaatgtttatggTTTTAGAAGGAAAGAGAGTATGCTGCTGAACAGTCTGCTCGGGTGATTGATGCATACCGCACGCTTAGCCAGCCCTTGGCCCGGGCAATCTACATGGTAACTGTGCAAGCCTATGAGGTTTCATTTGATGCATTTTTCTTGTGTTCAAACCAATGTTCTGAGAACTATACTGGTTTAGTAGAAAAGGATTTAAGTCAAATGTTGATTACTTGGTACAGATACAAATCAATCTCAACCctgatatttatttatttataaacgCTTATATGTGTGTGCGCATTAAGTGAATTGAATATTTACAAGTCCTGAGGGAAAGGGTGCACTTGGGCGTTGTGACCATGATACAGAGGTTCATGACGTGTGTAGTTAAAGCATAGATGACTTCACATTCTTCATTTACAACAGTGTCATGATATAAGCCTATTATTCAATAGGTCACATTTTGAATCTGTGTGTATATTATCACTTCCATCTGTGGGTAGGTTTCCTTAACTGCATTTTGGTTTCATGGTCCCATGATTCAAAAGATAAGGGCGAGAAGATCACTTAGGCAAAGTTTCTTGATGATCTAGTTTATTAATGTTTGCTATTCATATTCTACAAGTTTTGAATTAAATTGGGCTATTTTGTTTTCAGCTGAAGCTTGAAGGTGTGGATGTTGATGAAGAAGAGACACTTTCAGAATCAGACTTGCTAACTGAGGtaatttgaaaaagttgaaattGAGTATTTATGCAATCTATTATCTCCTTtcaattttacccctaatctAAAGTGTAGTGATATattgattgaaaaaaatgatAAGAGTTTATTGCTTTAAGCTAGATGGGTAATTTGACATATTTGGAGTGCACATGTCTGGGACGAATATCATCCATAAGAAAATTTTGTAATCTAGTTGAAGCTTGTGTCATAAAGTTTTACAATTGCGATGGTTTATGGTCGAATGGTTTTATAAATTTCTATTCTAGAATTCTTTTCCTTCAAGAAATGAATTTGTATTACTAATATTGGAGGAAGCATAGTCCCTATAGAAGTTTTGGAGTCACCgagttgtttttcttttgttttgatggATATGCTGAAGTTGAGGGTCATTCAGTGAACATTAATTTGGTTTTCTAATACCTTCTGGCTCGTAAAGTTCAGATTTTGGAAATCAGGGAAGCTGTTGAAGAGGCTGCTGACTCTCAGGCTTTGGATGAGATTCAATCTCAGGTATGAACCTAGACCTTTTTAATATATGTGGGAATAATTAGCAAGGAGCATGACAATTCTTCTCACATATCGCTTGCAGTCTAATTTGTAGAGCAATTTCCTAGATGTAGTTCTCAAAACTGTCACACATTGAAATTGCCAAAAGATCAAAAGTTAAGTGGACTAAGCTACTGAGGGGTCTTCAATGTGATTCTTTAGATTTGACCAAGGTTAATTAGTGTTTTATGATCTTTTGAGAGGGGGTCTTATTGTAACAGTTCTCTGTTTACTCAGGTTCCCATGAAGAAGAGCTTGcatatttatctttttaattcacgtcttttttaattaaaataatgcaTGATGCCGACTTTATTgcctttttattcatttatgttttatgaactCACCTCTGTTCTTGCTCATCTAGATGAAAGAGAAACTAAAGCATTGGTCCGATGCTTTTGCAAACGCATTTCATAGCCGCAACTTTGGAGAAGCTCTAAAAGCTATCCGGAGAATGACTTACTATGAGCGTGTAAATGAAAGTGTTGTAAAGAAGCAGTAATAAAGGTACACTACGCAACTACTCAGCTAAATCATCAATGTTCAATAGACAAAATGAGTGTAGGAATCAACATATAGGGCAGAAGGTGTATAATCATATCTGTGTTCAAGAACGTGCCTCTGGGAAAAGGGCTCTGTTCTATTCAATGCACATTTGTTTAGTTTTCTCTTTGGCATGGTTATGCACGAGAACACACACGCGGACAGAGACCTCAAGGGTATTGACCTGGAAACCTCACTTTTGACGGGATTATTTGAGAATGGAGGGTACCGTTTGCTTTATATGGCTATGCCGTCATTCTGTAATGTCTAGTAgtaaattgaatatttatttGAAAAGATTGGATCTATATCTTTTTGTTGTTAACATATGAACAGATGGATAAAGCTAATGACGCTATCATCTGGCAGCTTTCAGGCTCTTAGGATCTCAAACAGTGGTTCTTGAGCAAACAGAGTTTAACTGCACGATTTGACAAGAAGATTTCGTGACAAAGTTTGAGTACGTTAAATTTAAGAAATGCTTGATTTTTTTGGCATATTACATTTTAATGAAATCTGTAACTTGAGCCCAGATTGTTCCTCTTTACAGCCAGGTTTTACTTGAAGAGATTTTTCCGGCTTACTTTCGATATAAATTAAATGTTGGAAATACGAAGATTGGGCTGAGATTTGTTGGAGCTGCGAATATTTTTCCATCGTTCGATTCTGTAATCTTATGAAGATGGTTCAGAGGTAGCTCGTAATAATATGATGTTGAATaaattgtcatttttattaaatttatggcAGTAATAATCactcatgctttttactgttgtaAATTTCTAAACTGCGTCTGTCGAATTTACTTGAGTTCAGTGGCCGTAATTACTTAGTAAGTAGGCTCAGTAGTTTTTGACACGAcatgaaaataacgggtttcggatcattatcgggtcacccattaaaaacaagttaataacaGGTTTTTAACGGGTATACACGCAGGTAACACGTGGGTAacccattaagaaaaaaattattttgataattttaaattttaattactaaaagatttattataaaatataataaccatattaatatatacaatatgttctatattaaatatatagttttgtattattattctatataagttacaaaaaaaaaatagtcattattttattatgagagttccttattattattactaggataaattttgcttaacatgttgttgtccaaaattaaaataaacttgtatagtatttgtataggcaagaactaagaagatatacatacaagtatgaaaaatgtaaaagaatatataaacactcgtgattcatcattaATCCTCTACGAGTagataatggttacacttacattatcatttagatttttaaaatccttcaaaccctcatg
Coding sequences:
- the LOC137713502 gene encoding iron-sulfur cluster co-chaperone protein HscB homolog isoform X1 — translated: MSNKKLLAPLSAILRRTLTPTTTLFTFNSSRNFQSPAFFSPNVETDRRLFPFGRFDFPGDHRIPGKCFVSSQSAEKADAKCWNCSASAADTVPFLLCSSCRCIQPVDQSLDYFQIFGLERKYDSKVDDLEGKYKAWQKKLHPDLVHTKSEKEREYAAEQSARVIDAYRTLSQPLARAIYMLKLEGVDVDEEETLSESDLLTEILEIREAVEEAADSQALDEIQSQMKEKLKHWSDAFANAFHSRNFGEALKAIRRMTYYERVNESVVKKQ
- the LOC137713502 gene encoding iron-sulfur cluster co-chaperone protein HscB homolog isoform X3, with protein sequence MSNKKLLAPLSAILRRTLTPTTTLFTFNSSRNFQSPAFFSPNVETDRRLFPFGRFDFPGDHRIPGKCFVSSQSAEKADAKCWNCSASAADTVPFLLCSSCRCIQPVDQSLDYFQIFGLERKYDSKVDDLEGKYKAWQKKLHPDLVHTKSEKEREYAAEQSARVIDAYRTLSQPLARAIYMLKLEGVDVDEEETLSESDLLTEFRFWKSGKLLKRLLTLRLWMRFNLR
- the LOC137713502 gene encoding iron-sulfur cluster co-chaperone protein HscB homolog isoform X2; the encoded protein is MSNKKLLAPLSAILRRTLTPTTTLFTFNSSRNFQSPAFFSPNVETDRRLFPFGRFDFPGDHRIPGKCFVSSQSAEKADAKCWNCSASAADTVPFLLCSSCRCIQPVDQSLDYFQIFGLERKYDSKVDDLEGKYKAWQKKLHPDLVHTKSEEREYAAEQSARVIDAYRTLSQPLARAIYMLKLEGVDVDEEETLSESDLLTEILEIREAVEEAADSQALDEIQSQMKEKLKHWSDAFANAFHSRNFGEALKAIRRMTYYERVNESVVKKQ